In Gossypium hirsutum isolate 1008001.06 chromosome D06, Gossypium_hirsutum_v2.1, whole genome shotgun sequence, one genomic interval encodes:
- the LOC107901950 gene encoding uncharacterized protein isoform X1, whose protein sequence is MAGIAILLDLYRKNPSFCSQPSFHSSGFFSASAAATSAAATVFAGTPFASRFLFGNPKVSHCDAAAAFPEDYISNVQRLSEDIVKNVKNLKNDALKYAVKEYKVELKPLYSAFELRLFAMTTLRSFLMFYLPLLEPATNVEEDDEDFLQDTPKEQHVDLVVPFKKSVKQIIRETTVVTTRRVLERLAVIYVSQRMAWKLLKGTKCKNSSSLSEVKHNMYMCETL, encoded by the exons ATGGCGGGGATAGCAATATTGCTAGATCTATACAGGAAAAACCCAAGCTTTTGCTCTCAACCAAGCTTCCACTCTTCTGGGTTCTTCTCTGCCTCAGCTGCCGCCACATCAGCCGCCGCTACTGTCTTTGCTGGAACCCCTTTTGCCTCCAGGTTCCTTTTTGG GAATCCCAAGGTTTCTCATTGTGATGCTGCTGCGGCATTCCCTGAAGATTACATTTCAAATGTACAAAGATTATCTGAAGATATTGTTAAGAATGTCAAGAACTTAAAAAATGATGCTCTCAAATACGCTGTGAAGGAGTATAAGGTTGAATTGAAGCCTCTTTATTCAGCTTTTGAGTTGAGGCTATTTGCTATGACAACTTTGAGATCATTTCTGATGTTCTATTTGCCACTGTTGGAGCCTGCCACAAACGTAGAAGAGGATGATGAAGATTTCCTGCAGGACACTCCTAAAGAACAACATGTGGATTTAGTTGTTCCCTTTAAAAAGTCGGTGAAGCAAATAATCCGTGAG ACCACTGTTGTAACGACGAGACGGGTTCTTGAAAGACTTGCTGTTATTTATGTTTCACAGCGCATGGCGTGGAAACTCCTTAAAG GCACAAAGTGCAAAAATAGCTCTAGCCTGAGTGAAGTAAAGCACAATATGTATATGTGTGAGACTCTTTga
- the LOC107901949 gene encoding derlin-2.2 isoform X1 — protein MAQAIEEWYKQMPVITRSYLTAAVAITIGCSLEIISPYHLYLNPKLVVKHYQFWRLITNFLYFRKMDLDFMFHMFFLARYCKLLEENTFRGRTADFFYMLLFGASVLTGIVLIGGMIPYLSASFARIIFLSNSLTFMMVYVWSKQNPFIHMSFLGLFTFTAAYLPWVLLGFSVLVGASAWVDLLGMIAGHAYYFLEDVYPRMTGRRPLKTPSLIKALFADEDVVVAQPENVRFAPPPAEELHRD, from the exons atgGCTCAAGCTATTGAAGAATGGTATAAGCAGATGCCCGTCATCACCCGTTCTTATCTCACAGCTGCTGTAGCTATCACTATTGGCTGTTCTCTCGAA ATAATATCACCTTATCATCTGTACTTGAACCCTAAACTTGTGGTTAAGCATTATCAATTCTGGCGCCTAATTACTAACTTCCTGTACTTCCGCAAGATGG ATTTGGATTTCATGTTTCACATGTTCTTTCTCGCCCGATACTGCAAACTTCTTGAAGAGAACACATTCAGGGGAAGGACTGCAGATTTTTTTTACATGCTTTTGTTTGGAGCTTCTGTCTTAACTGGCATTGTGCTTATAGGAGGAATGATACCTTATCTGTCGGCATCATTTGCCCGAATCATATTTCTAAGCAATTCATTGACATTCATGATG GTTTATGTATGGAGCAAACAGAATCCTTTTATACATATGAGTTTTCTGGGTCTTTTTACCTTCACAGCAGCTTACTTGCCCTGG GTGCTTTTGGGATTCTCTGTTCTTGTTGGTGCTAGTGCTTGGGTGGATCTGCTG GGAATGATAGCTGGTCATGCATACTATTTTCTTGAAGATGTATATCCCCGAATGACTGGTCGCAGACCCCTAAAGACTCCATCTCTCATCAAAGCGCTGTTTGCAGATGAGGATGTAGTGGTAGCACAGCCGGAAAATGTGAGATTTGCTCCACCACCTGCAGAGGAACTTCACAGGGATTAA
- the LOC107901948 gene encoding cardiolipin synthase (CMP-forming), mitochondrial isoform X1, whose translation MGIYRSLQTLITKNPKKARTFLTAASTNSTATTTTYVIPPLSSPLFHTRVSPFSPSLSKWIAPFNGPLFLASPPWKLSQSATPFWGNVTVLRKVQALNLDLIRGGGAKFPVKLPFGSVLSNPTGLDRVETQKQSNKEREAVLESFVNLPNFISMSRLVSGPLLGWMIVNEMYGLAFVGLAISGATDWLDGYIARKMRINSVVLIGCVALSMVHNHLLHTGLVGLVVFRDVALVSAAVYQRASSLGWQWKSWLDFFNLDGTSPQKVEPLFISKVNTVFQLILVASALLQPEFGTLETQSCITYLSWLVAVTTVGSTFAYGAQHMRKRPGSMTRKH comes from the exons ATGGGGATTTACAGATCTCTGCAAACCCTAATCACCAAAAACCCTAAGAAAGCTCGAACTTTTTTGACCGCAGCATCTACGAATTCAACTGCCACAACAACCACTTATGTAATTCCACCTCTATCCTCCCCTCTCTTTCACACCCGAGTCTCCCCCTTTTCTCCGTCTCTTTCTAAATGGATCGCTCCTTTCAATGGTCCTCTCTTCCTCGCTTCTCCTCCCTGGAAGCTCTCCCAATCCGCCACTCCCTTCTGGGGCAACGTCACCGTTTTAAGAAAAGTCCAAGCGTTGAATCTTGACTTGATCAGAGGCGGCGGAGCTAAATTCCCAGTCAAGCTACCGTTTGGGTCTGTCCTATCGAACCCGACAGGCTTGGATCGGGTGGAAACCCAGAAGCAAAGTAATAAGGAGAGGGAAGCTGTGCTTGAGAGTTTCGTGAATTTGCCTAATTTCATTTCAATGAGTCGATTGGTTTCTGGTCCTTTGCTTGGATG GATGAttgtaaatgaaatgtatggtctTGCATTTGTGGGATTGGCTATCTCTGGTGCAACTGATTGG TTGGATGGTTATATAGCTAGAAAGATGAGGATTAATTCTGTG GTTCTTATTGGATGTGTTGCTTTGTCAATGGTACATAACCATCTTTTGCACA CTGGACTTGTCGGGCTTGTTGTCTTTCGAGATGTTGCCCTTGTTAGTGCTGCTGTGTACCAAAGAGCCAGTAGCTTGGGTTGGCAG tGGAAAAGTTGGCTAGATTTCTTTAATCTTGATGGGACTAGTCCACAGAAGGTTGAGCCTCTCTTTATAAGCAAA GTTAACACAGTTTTCCAGCTGATTTTAGTTGCTTCAGCTCTCCTTCAACCTGAGTTTGGAACACTAGAAACTCAATCATGCATCACATACTTAAG TTGGTTAGTGGCTGTCACAACAGTAGGTTCTACCTTTGCATATGGAGCACAACACATGAGAAAGAGACCAGGGTCGATGACTAGAAAGCATTAG
- the LOC107901950 gene encoding uncharacterized protein isoform X2, with the protein MAGIAILLDLYRKNPSFCSQPSFHSSGFFSASAAATSAAATVFAGTPFASRFLFGNPKVSHCDAAAAFPEDYISNVQRLSEDIVKNVKNLKNDALKYAVKEYKVELKPLYSAFELRLFAMTTLRSFLMFYLPLLEPATNVEEDDEDFLQDTPKEQHVDLVVPFKKSVKQIIRETTVVTTRRVLERLAVIYVSQRMAWKLLKGTKCKNSSSRLDCIWLS; encoded by the exons ATGGCGGGGATAGCAATATTGCTAGATCTATACAGGAAAAACCCAAGCTTTTGCTCTCAACCAAGCTTCCACTCTTCTGGGTTCTTCTCTGCCTCAGCTGCCGCCACATCAGCCGCCGCTACTGTCTTTGCTGGAACCCCTTTTGCCTCCAGGTTCCTTTTTGG GAATCCCAAGGTTTCTCATTGTGATGCTGCTGCGGCATTCCCTGAAGATTACATTTCAAATGTACAAAGATTATCTGAAGATATTGTTAAGAATGTCAAGAACTTAAAAAATGATGCTCTCAAATACGCTGTGAAGGAGTATAAGGTTGAATTGAAGCCTCTTTATTCAGCTTTTGAGTTGAGGCTATTTGCTATGACAACTTTGAGATCATTTCTGATGTTCTATTTGCCACTGTTGGAGCCTGCCACAAACGTAGAAGAGGATGATGAAGATTTCCTGCAGGACACTCCTAAAGAACAACATGTGGATTTAGTTGTTCCCTTTAAAAAGTCGGTGAAGCAAATAATCCGTGAG ACCACTGTTGTAACGACGAGACGGGTTCTTGAAAGACTTGCTGTTATTTATGTTTCACAGCGCATGGCGTGGAAACTCCTTAAAG GCACAAAGTGCAAAAATAGCTCTAGCCGTTTGGATTGTATCTGGTTATCCTAG
- the LOC107901948 gene encoding cardiolipin synthase (CMP-forming), mitochondrial isoform X2, with amino-acid sequence MGIYRSLQTLITKNPKKARTFLTAASTNSTATTTTYVIPPLSSPLFHTRVSPFSPSLSKWIAPFNGPLFLASPPWKLSQSATPFWGNVTVLRKVQALNLDLIRGGGAKFPVKLPFGSVLSNPTGLDRVETQKQSNKEREAVLESFVNLPNFISMSRLVSGPLLGWMIVNEMYGLAFVGLAISGATDWVLIGCVALSMVHNHLLHTGLVGLVVFRDVALVSAAVYQRASSLGWQWKSWLDFFNLDGTSPQKVEPLFISKVNTVFQLILVASALLQPEFGTLETQSCITYLSWLVAVTTVGSTFAYGAQHMRKRPGSMTRKH; translated from the exons ATGGGGATTTACAGATCTCTGCAAACCCTAATCACCAAAAACCCTAAGAAAGCTCGAACTTTTTTGACCGCAGCATCTACGAATTCAACTGCCACAACAACCACTTATGTAATTCCACCTCTATCCTCCCCTCTCTTTCACACCCGAGTCTCCCCCTTTTCTCCGTCTCTTTCTAAATGGATCGCTCCTTTCAATGGTCCTCTCTTCCTCGCTTCTCCTCCCTGGAAGCTCTCCCAATCCGCCACTCCCTTCTGGGGCAACGTCACCGTTTTAAGAAAAGTCCAAGCGTTGAATCTTGACTTGATCAGAGGCGGCGGAGCTAAATTCCCAGTCAAGCTACCGTTTGGGTCTGTCCTATCGAACCCGACAGGCTTGGATCGGGTGGAAACCCAGAAGCAAAGTAATAAGGAGAGGGAAGCTGTGCTTGAGAGTTTCGTGAATTTGCCTAATTTCATTTCAATGAGTCGATTGGTTTCTGGTCCTTTGCTTGGATG GATGAttgtaaatgaaatgtatggtctTGCATTTGTGGGATTGGCTATCTCTGGTGCAACTGATTGG GTTCTTATTGGATGTGTTGCTTTGTCAATGGTACATAACCATCTTTTGCACA CTGGACTTGTCGGGCTTGTTGTCTTTCGAGATGTTGCCCTTGTTAGTGCTGCTGTGTACCAAAGAGCCAGTAGCTTGGGTTGGCAG tGGAAAAGTTGGCTAGATTTCTTTAATCTTGATGGGACTAGTCCACAGAAGGTTGAGCCTCTCTTTATAAGCAAA GTTAACACAGTTTTCCAGCTGATTTTAGTTGCTTCAGCTCTCCTTCAACCTGAGTTTGGAACACTAGAAACTCAATCATGCATCACATACTTAAG TTGGTTAGTGGCTGTCACAACAGTAGGTTCTACCTTTGCATATGGAGCACAACACATGAGAAAGAGACCAGGGTCGATGACTAGAAAGCATTAG
- the LOC107901950 gene encoding uncharacterized protein isoform X3, with translation MAGIAILLDLYRKNPSFCSQPSFHSSGFFSASAAATSAAATVFAGTPFASRFLFGNPKVSHCDAAAAFPEDYISNVQRLSEDIVKNVKNLKNDALKYAVKEYKVELKPLYSAFELRLFAMTTLRSFLMFYLPLLEPATNVEEDDEDFLQDTPKEQHVDLVVPFKKSVKQIIRELT, from the exons ATGGCGGGGATAGCAATATTGCTAGATCTATACAGGAAAAACCCAAGCTTTTGCTCTCAACCAAGCTTCCACTCTTCTGGGTTCTTCTCTGCCTCAGCTGCCGCCACATCAGCCGCCGCTACTGTCTTTGCTGGAACCCCTTTTGCCTCCAGGTTCCTTTTTGG GAATCCCAAGGTTTCTCATTGTGATGCTGCTGCGGCATTCCCTGAAGATTACATTTCAAATGTACAAAGATTATCTGAAGATATTGTTAAGAATGTCAAGAACTTAAAAAATGATGCTCTCAAATACGCTGTGAAGGAGTATAAGGTTGAATTGAAGCCTCTTTATTCAGCTTTTGAGTTGAGGCTATTTGCTATGACAACTTTGAGATCATTTCTGATGTTCTATTTGCCACTGTTGGAGCCTGCCACAAACGTAGAAGAGGATGATGAAGATTTCCTGCAGGACACTCCTAAAGAACAACATGTGGATTTAGTTGTTCCCTTTAAAAAGTCGGTGAAGCAAATAATCCGTGAG CTTACATGA
- the LOC107901949 gene encoding derlin-2.2 isoform X2 — MAQAIEEWYKQMPVITRSYLTAAVAITIGCSLEIISPYHLYLNPKLVVKHYQFWRLITNFLYFRKMDLDFMFHMFFLARYCKLLEENTFRGRTADFFYMLLFGASVLTGIVLIGGMIPYLSASFARIIFLSNSLTFMMVYVWSKQNPFIHMSFLGLFTFTAAYLPWGMIAGHAYYFLEDVYPRMTGRRPLKTPSLIKALFADEDVVVAQPENVRFAPPPAEELHRD, encoded by the exons atgGCTCAAGCTATTGAAGAATGGTATAAGCAGATGCCCGTCATCACCCGTTCTTATCTCACAGCTGCTGTAGCTATCACTATTGGCTGTTCTCTCGAA ATAATATCACCTTATCATCTGTACTTGAACCCTAAACTTGTGGTTAAGCATTATCAATTCTGGCGCCTAATTACTAACTTCCTGTACTTCCGCAAGATGG ATTTGGATTTCATGTTTCACATGTTCTTTCTCGCCCGATACTGCAAACTTCTTGAAGAGAACACATTCAGGGGAAGGACTGCAGATTTTTTTTACATGCTTTTGTTTGGAGCTTCTGTCTTAACTGGCATTGTGCTTATAGGAGGAATGATACCTTATCTGTCGGCATCATTTGCCCGAATCATATTTCTAAGCAATTCATTGACATTCATGATG GTTTATGTATGGAGCAAACAGAATCCTTTTATACATATGAGTTTTCTGGGTCTTTTTACCTTCACAGCAGCTTACTTGCCCTGG GGAATGATAGCTGGTCATGCATACTATTTTCTTGAAGATGTATATCCCCGAATGACTGGTCGCAGACCCCTAAAGACTCCATCTCTCATCAAAGCGCTGTTTGCAGATGAGGATGTAGTGGTAGCACAGCCGGAAAATGTGAGATTTGCTCCACCACCTGCAGAGGAACTTCACAGGGATTAA